A genomic window from Ilyobacter polytropus DSM 2926 includes:
- a CDS encoding ABC transporter permease has protein sequence MPGKNFKGIIFLLIVWQGISMKLDPLILPSPISILNVFRNNILTGKGIAETCITLYRFFMAYSVSVSLGILCGMLIFKNSTVKSFLWPFITILQSTPVISWVLLALLWFPSEIIPYFILGIFTLPVIIINTFNGLMSTDEKLLEMASAYGIEEKQVFSKIMLPSMLSSLMGGIKITANSSLKVLATAEIIGRLPRGIGGEMNTAWINIETDSLLAWTIYLIILTGLLEKLISKAIKIKWGRYL, from the coding sequence ATGCCTGGTAAAAATTTTAAAGGAATAATTTTCCTTTTGATAGTATGGCAGGGGATCTCTATGAAGTTAGATCCTCTTATTTTGCCCTCTCCAATAAGTATTCTAAATGTTTTTAGAAATAATATACTGACTGGAAAAGGTATTGCAGAAACATGCATCACCTTATACAGATTTTTTATGGCTTATTCAGTTTCAGTATCGTTGGGAATTCTCTGTGGAATGCTTATTTTTAAAAACAGCACAGTAAAAAGTTTTTTATGGCCATTTATAACCATACTTCAGTCTACTCCTGTTATATCATGGGTTCTCTTGGCCTTACTTTGGTTTCCCTCTGAAATTATCCCTTATTTTATCCTGGGTATCTTTACACTTCCAGTGATAATAATAAATACATTTAACGGTCTTATGAGCACCGATGAAAAACTGCTGGAAATGGCCTCGGCCTACGGGATAGAGGAAAAACAGGTGTTTTCAAAAATAATGCTGCCCTCTATGCTTTCTTCTCTCATGGGGGGGATAAAGATAACTGCTAATTCTTCTTTGAAAGTCTTGGCAACAGCAGAGATTATAGGTCGTCTGCCAAGAGGTATAGGGGGGGAAATGAATACAGCCTGGATAAATATAGAGACAGACTCCCTGCTGGCATGGACAATATATCTTATAATTCTCACAGGTTTACTGGAAAAACTCATTAGTAAAGCTATAAAAATAAAGTGGGGAAGATATCTATGA
- a CDS encoding ABC transporter substrate-binding protein has product MKKIIASVFMIVSLAVWGLEIDAPKAPPSIPLLAIEDININFYQNVSTEVVPKIIRKKGELYIIPVNVAATLYNKGVDIRLLGITSRGLLSFLSKDIEKIVDLEGKKLYIGGQGSSPDVVMKNILEKKNISLDISYRSSGEIAKLAMAGKIDNLVLPEPLATMVLSKNKNFKRVTELKDLWKGKEIPQVGIFVMGKVYDENPIEVDKIIEKYKKALERKNEVKLLERAIEEFSLKLSIGDLEESVRYMNLTLDTGCKKSVEHYLDALGIKLPGDEFYAW; this is encoded by the coding sequence ATGAAGAAAATAATTGCATCTGTTTTTATGATTGTGTCACTTGCTGTATGGGGTTTAGAAATAGATGCTCCTAAAGCACCACCTAGCATACCGTTGCTGGCTATAGAGGATATAAATATAAACTTTTATCAAAATGTCTCCACAGAGGTTGTTCCAAAGATAATAAGAAAAAAAGGTGAACTTTATATAATTCCTGTAAATGTCGCGGCGACACTGTATAATAAAGGGGTAGACATCAGACTTTTAGGAATTACAAGCAGGGGACTTTTATCTTTTTTATCAAAGGATATAGAAAAAATAGTGGATCTAGAGGGAAAGAAACTTTATATAGGAGGACAGGGATCTTCTCCAGATGTAGTTATGAAAAATATTCTGGAAAAGAAAAACATTTCCCTTGATATAAGTTATAGATCTTCAGGGGAGATTGCAAAACTTGCCATGGCAGGAAAAATAGATAACCTGGTTCTTCCGGAACCACTGGCTACAATGGTTCTTTCTAAAAATAAAAATTTTAAAAGAGTGACAGAGCTAAAGGATCTATGGAAGGGAAAAGAGATTCCCCAGGTAGGGATATTTGTTATGGGTAAAGTATATGATGAAAACCCTATAGAGGTAGACAAAATTATAGAGAAGTACAAAAAGGCTCTTGAAAGAAAAAACGAAGTAAAACTTCTGGAAAGAGCAATCGAAGAATTTTCTTTGAAACTAAGTATAGGGGACCTAGAAGAATCTGTTAGATATATGAATCTCACCTTAGATACAGGATGTAAAAAGTCTGTAGAGCACTATCTAGATGCTTTGGGGATAAAACTTCCTGGAGATGAATTTTATGCCTGGTAA
- a CDS encoding PhnA protein: protein MAKGLDRDRERKSKVLFFGKDLARRSKSSCELCEAKNESLKIYEVPPINEEPQFEQCMFICEQCSKILDNLNKAGENDLRFLNSAVWSEVPIVKAVAIYALRKIKDKYTWAEETLETVYIEEEVESLLEKIEI, encoded by the coding sequence ATGGCAAAGGGTTTAGATAGAGACAGGGAAAGAAAAAGCAAGGTACTATTTTTTGGAAAAGACCTGGCAAGACGATCAAAATCAAGCTGCGAACTTTGTGAAGCTAAAAATGAAAGTCTGAAAATTTACGAGGTACCGCCGATAAATGAAGAGCCTCAGTTTGAGCAGTGTATGTTTATATGTGAGCAGTGCAGTAAAATACTTGATAATCTTAACAAGGCTGGAGAAAATGATCTGAGATTTTTAAATTCTGCCGTATGGAGTGAGGTACCTATTGTAAAAGCTGTGGCGATTTATGCCTTGAGAAAGATAAAAGACAAGTATACCTGGGCAGAAGAAACTCTAGAGACAGTTTATATAGAGGAAGAAGTAGAGTCTTTACTTGAAAAAATAGAGATTTGA
- a CDS encoding PfkB family carbohydrate kinase, protein MTDREKDVFDLINSNPLVSQEEISERLKIARSSVAVHISNLMKKGYILGKGYVLKDAPYTAVLGGANIDIEGTPIGSLKMRDSNPGIVNKSFGGVARNIAENISKIGIDTKLLTLVGDDSHGNDLLDYCRKKGIDTSYSLSLQGKSTSTYISILDKNKDMAVAISHMDIMTKMDISFITKRASVIQGSSLCVVDTNIPFETLEYILKNFIKTKFIVDTVSLEKSKKIKNLLPYIDTLKPNKIEAEELSGININTKQDVEKAAEIIVEKGVKNIFISLGKEGVYYFNGGDKGFIKPPEIEVTTATGAGDAFIAGVIYGKSERENIKKQAIYGVSASIAVLTNGKDRENNLNIDKINKIFKEVKRCNSMKNI, encoded by the coding sequence ATGACCGATCGTGAAAAAGATGTATTTGATCTCATAAATTCTAATCCTCTGGTATCTCAGGAAGAGATATCAGAAAGACTGAAAATTGCAAGATCCTCAGTAGCTGTACATATAAGTAATCTAATGAAAAAAGGATATATTTTGGGGAAGGGATATGTGTTAAAAGATGCACCCTATACTGCTGTTCTCGGAGGTGCAAATATAGATATAGAGGGAACTCCCATAGGAAGCCTTAAAATGAGAGATTCCAATCCGGGAATCGTAAATAAATCCTTTGGAGGAGTGGCAAGGAATATAGCAGAGAACATCTCCAAAATAGGAATAGACACCAAGCTTCTGACCCTTGTAGGAGATGACTCTCACGGAAATGATCTTTTAGATTACTGTCGTAAAAAGGGTATAGATACTTCTTATTCTCTCTCTCTTCAGGGAAAATCCACATCTACGTATATCTCTATACTAGATAAGAATAAAGATATGGCCGTAGCTATCTCCCATATGGATATAATGACTAAAATGGATATCTCTTTTATAACTAAAAGGGCTTCTGTGATTCAGGGTTCCTCTCTATGTGTTGTCGACACAAATATACCTTTTGAAACACTGGAATACATATTAAAAAACTTTATAAAAACAAAATTCATAGTAGACACAGTTTCATTGGAAAAATCCAAAAAAATAAAAAATCTACTACCATATATTGATACATTAAAGCCAAATAAAATAGAGGCCGAAGAACTGAGCGGAATAAACATAAACACAAAACAGGATGTAGAAAAAGCAGCAGAAATAATTGTTGAAAAAGGCGTCAAAAATATATTTATCTCCCTTGGAAAAGAGGGCGTTTATTATTTCAACGGTGGTGATAAAGGATTTATAAAACCTCCTGAAATCGAAGTCACAACAGCTACCGGAGCCGGAGATGCATTTATAGCCGGTGTGATTTACGGCAAATCCGAAAGAGAGAATATAAAAAAACAGGCAATTTACGGTGTCTCTGCTAGTATAGCAGTCCTCACCAATGGAAAAGACAGAGAAAACAATCTTAACATAGACAAGATTAATAAAATTTTTAAGGAGGTCAAAAGATGCAATTCTATGAAAAATATTTAG
- a CDS encoding pseudouridine-5'-phosphate glycosidase, translated as MQFYEKYLDISPEIEKALEKGTPVVALESTIISHGMPYPENVETALNVEKIIRENGAIPATIAILNGRLKVGLSKDEIDFLGKTGLDAVKTSRRDLPFIISKKLTGATTVASTMIIASFAGIRIFATGGIGGVHRGAETTFDISADLQELANTNVAVVCAGAKSILDIGLTLEYLETNGVPVVGYQTDELPAFYTRKSGFKVDYKVDNPKEIALALKAKWELGLNGGMVIANPIPEEYSMDNKLITHVIENALIEAEKKNIKGKESTPFLLAKVKELTEGKSLESNIQLVYNNAKLAAEISKELAALNHVKY; from the coding sequence ATGCAATTCTATGAAAAATATTTAGACATATCCCCGGAAATAGAAAAAGCTTTAGAAAAAGGTACGCCTGTGGTGGCGTTAGAATCCACAATCATATCACACGGAATGCCTTATCCGGAAAATGTAGAAACTGCTTTAAATGTTGAAAAGATAATAAGAGAAAACGGTGCTATTCCCGCTACCATAGCCATCTTAAACGGTAGACTCAAAGTAGGACTTTCCAAAGATGAGATTGATTTCCTTGGGAAAACAGGCTTAGATGCAGTAAAAACAAGCCGAAGGGATCTGCCTTTTATTATATCTAAGAAACTTACAGGAGCTACTACTGTGGCATCTACCATGATTATAGCATCTTTTGCAGGGATAAGAATCTTTGCAACTGGAGGTATAGGGGGGGTTCACAGGGGAGCTGAGACTACCTTTGACATATCGGCAGACCTTCAGGAACTTGCAAATACCAATGTGGCAGTCGTATGTGCCGGAGCCAAATCCATCCTTGATATTGGTCTTACTTTAGAATATCTTGAAACAAACGGTGTTCCTGTAGTAGGATATCAGACAGATGAACTCCCTGCTTTTTACACAAGAAAAAGTGGATTTAAAGTGGACTACAAGGTGGATAATCCAAAAGAGATCGCCCTGGCACTAAAAGCCAAATGGGAACTAGGACTAAATGGGGGGATGGTCATAGCAAACCCTATTCCAGAAGAGTACTCAATGGATAATAAGCTTATCACCCATGTAATAGAAAATGCCCTTATAGAAGCAGAAAAAAAGAATATAAAAGGTAAAGAATCTACTCCTTTCCTTCTTGCGAAAGTAAAAGAACTTACTGAAGGTAAATCTCTCGAATCAAATATACAACTTGTATACAACAACGCTAAATTAGCAGCTGAAATCTCAAAAGAATTAGCAGCTCTAAATCATGTTAAATACTAA
- a CDS encoding pyridoxal phosphate-dependent aminotransferase: MEVNQRVREMEVSIIRQIAQKCAKIPDSINLTIGEPDIKTPEIITQKTAKYMMENQLSYAPLGGVPELRQEIASFYKKKYNIDYSADEVLVTVGSTEALSTTLKGILTEGDEVVVVLPAFSLYEALLKMYGAKAVFIDTSKNNFKLTPEMLEEAITDKTKAVILNYPTNPTGVILSKEETEKIAAVLEKKKLFIISDEIYSELVFSGEEFYSIARCKNVKDQVIVINGFSKSHSMTGWRVGYLMTHAKFRKELIKVSQYTVTSPSTLSQIGGMIALRDASDVSSIAAEYEERAKLICSRLDAMGFDVVMPKGAFYVYAGYSKISSKDSLDFALEILEKTGVALVPGKAFSTEGYIRIACTKEKELLKKAMDRMESYIKEINL, encoded by the coding sequence ATGGAAGTCAATCAGAGAGTAAGAGAGATGGAGGTATCGATAATACGTCAGATTGCTCAGAAGTGTGCAAAAATACCTGATAGTATTAACCTCACTATCGGAGAACCTGATATAAAAACTCCAGAAATAATAACTCAAAAAACAGCAAAATACATGATGGAAAATCAGCTCTCTTATGCTCCTTTGGGAGGGGTTCCTGAATTAAGACAGGAGATAGCTTCTTTTTATAAGAAAAAATATAATATAGACTACAGTGCAGACGAAGTATTGGTAACTGTAGGTTCTACAGAAGCTCTTTCTACCACTCTCAAAGGAATTCTAACTGAAGGAGATGAAGTGGTAGTTGTACTTCCTGCTTTTTCTCTTTATGAAGCTCTTCTGAAGATGTACGGGGCTAAGGCTGTATTTATAGATACCAGCAAAAATAATTTTAAGCTGACTCCAGAGATGTTAGAAGAGGCAATAACTGACAAGACCAAGGCTGTAATATTAAATTATCCAACAAATCCAACGGGAGTTATACTCTCTAAAGAGGAGACGGAAAAAATAGCTGCAGTATTGGAGAAAAAGAAATTATTTATAATTTCTGATGAAATATATAGTGAGCTGGTTTTTTCAGGAGAAGAATTTTATTCTATCGCCAGATGTAAAAATGTAAAAGACCAGGTAATTGTGATCAATGGATTTTCAAAATCCCACTCTATGACAGGGTGGAGAGTAGGATATCTGATGACCCATGCAAAATTTAGAAAAGAACTTATAAAGGTTAGCCAGTACACTGTAACCTCACCTTCAACCTTATCTCAAATTGGAGGTATGATTGCCTTAAGAGATGCCTCAGATGTGAGTAGTATAGCAGCTGAATACGAAGAGAGGGCAAAACTCATATGCTCTAGACTAGATGCTATGGGATTTGATGTGGTTATGCCAAAGGGTGCTTTTTATGTTTATGCAGGTTACAGCAAAATAAGCAGCAAGGATTCTTTGGATTTTGCACTAGAAATTCTTGAAAAGACTGGGGTAGCTTTAGTTCCAGGGAAGGCTTTTTCAACTGAAGGATATATCAGAATAGCCTGTACTAAAGAAAAAGAACTTCTAAAAAAAGCAATGGATAGAATGGAAAGCTATATAAAAGAAATAAACCTTTAG
- the dapD gene encoding 2,3,4,5-tetrahydropyridine-2,6-dicarboxylate N-acetyltransferase: MSLNTAQEIIKFIKDSKKSTPVKAYLKGEMEGINFYSCKVFCEGNTRIIMGDWDEVKKILDENKDKIEDYYLENDRRNSAIPMLDLKDINARIEPGSVIRDKVSIGNNAIIMMGASINIGAVVGDGTMIDFNAVLGGRATVGNNCHIGAGAILAGVIEPPSADPVVVEDNVMVGANAVVLEGVRIGKGSVVAAGAIVTADVPAGVVVAGSPAKIIKNVDEKTEGKTQIMEDLRNLKSNRRKQWKSIRE, encoded by the coding sequence GTGAGTTTAAACACAGCACAAGAAATAATCAAATTTATCAAGGATTCTAAAAAATCAACACCTGTAAAGGCATATCTTAAAGGTGAGATGGAAGGTATAAACTTTTATTCTTGTAAGGTATTCTGCGAAGGGAATACAAGAATAATAATGGGAGACTGGGATGAAGTAAAGAAAATCCTAGACGAGAACAAAGACAAAATAGAGGACTATTACCTTGAAAATGATAGAAGAAACTCAGCAATACCAATGTTAGATCTAAAGGATATCAATGCGAGAATTGAACCAGGATCAGTAATCAGGGACAAGGTTTCAATAGGAAACAATGCAATAATCATGATGGGAGCTTCAATCAATATAGGGGCTGTAGTCGGAGACGGAACTATGATCGACTTTAATGCTGTCTTAGGAGGAAGAGCTACAGTTGGGAATAATTGTCATATAGGAGCAGGAGCTATACTTGCAGGAGTTATAGAGCCTCCTTCAGCAGATCCTGTAGTAGTAGAGGACAACGTAATGGTTGGTGCCAATGCAGTAGTTCTAGAAGGAGTAAGAATAGGAAAAGGTTCTGTAGTAGCTGCAGGAGCAATAGTAACTGCAGACGTACCTGCAGGGGTCGTAGTGGCTGGAAGTCCTGCGAAGATCATTAAAAATGTAGATGAAAAAACAGAAGGAAAAACACAGATAATGGAAGATCTTAGAAATTTAAAAAGTAATAGGAGGAAGCAATGGAAGTCAATCAGAGAGTAA
- the dapB gene encoding 4-hydroxy-tetrahydrodipicolinate reductase, protein MNIAVFGYGMMGKFVCEDVASAGLQIAGVIEKRDGAQAMSPVTEDILYKSLNDIKEKVDVIIDFSNPANLDEILEYAIENQIGAVICSTGFTAEQLTKIKQASEKTAILFSRNMSLGVNVISEVLKQITPILADAFDIEIIEKHHNQKVDSPSGTAKLFYDSINESLNGEKEAVYGREGIVGKRTKKEVGIHAIRGGSIVGEHSIIFAGQDEIIELKHEALSKRIFSQGSVKAAKFLAGKAPGFYTMKEVLDIK, encoded by the coding sequence ATGAATATAGCAGTTTTCGGATACGGTATGATGGGTAAATTTGTCTGTGAAGATGTGGCTTCTGCAGGTCTTCAAATAGCCGGAGTTATCGAAAAAAGAGATGGTGCTCAGGCAATGTCACCTGTGACAGAGGATATTCTTTATAAATCTTTAAATGATATAAAGGAAAAAGTCGATGTAATAATTGATTTTTCAAATCCTGCCAATCTTGATGAGATTTTGGAATATGCAATTGAAAATCAAATCGGGGCGGTAATTTGTTCAACTGGATTTACTGCTGAACAGCTAACTAAGATCAAGCAGGCCAGTGAAAAGACAGCGATACTTTTCTCGAGAAATATGTCCTTGGGAGTTAATGTTATATCAGAAGTATTAAAACAGATCACTCCAATTTTGGCCGATGCCTTTGACATTGAGATTATCGAAAAACATCACAATCAAAAGGTGGACTCACCATCTGGAACAGCAAAATTGTTTTATGATTCAATAAATGAGTCATTAAACGGTGAAAAAGAAGCTGTTTATGGCAGAGAAGGAATTGTGGGTAAAAGAACTAAAAAGGAAGTTGGAATTCACGCTATCAGAGGTGGAAGTATAGTCGGAGAGCACAGCATTATTTTTGCAGGGCAAGATGAAATTATTGAGCTGAAACATGAGGCTCTTTCTAAAAGAATTTTCTCTCAAGGTTCTGTTAAGGCGGCAAAATTCTTGGCAGGTAAAGCACCAGGATTTTATACAATGAAAGAAGTTTTAGACATAAAATAA
- the dapA gene encoding 4-hydroxy-tetrahydrodipicolinate synthase, with translation MFTGSGVAIITPFKKTGEVNFEKLAELIEFHIENKTDSIIITGTTGEASTLSDDEHLAVIKCAVDTVNGRIPVIAGTGSNDTRHGIELSVESEKLSVDGLLQVTPYYNKTNKEGLIKHFEKIAESVNIPIILYNVPGRTGMNIPVDVVEHLSKNDKIVGIKEASGNISYAVEVARLCNDNFAMYSGNDDIIVPILSIGGKGVISVVANILPKETHDMVDLFLNGEVEKSRELQLYLKPFIDSLFIETNPIPIKKAMNLTGHEVGGLRLPLYEMSEDATAKLTKEMEKINLLKG, from the coding sequence ATGTTTACAGGATCAGGAGTAGCTATAATTACCCCGTTTAAAAAAACTGGTGAAGTTAACTTTGAAAAACTTGCGGAATTAATAGAGTTTCACATTGAGAATAAAACAGATTCTATAATAATAACAGGAACTACAGGAGAGGCTTCGACACTTTCTGACGATGAGCACCTTGCTGTAATAAAATGTGCAGTGGATACGGTAAATGGTAGAATACCTGTAATTGCAGGGACAGGAAGTAACGATACGAGACACGGTATAGAGCTTAGCGTAGAGTCGGAGAAGCTAAGTGTAGACGGACTTCTTCAGGTGACTCCTTATTATAATAAAACTAATAAAGAGGGCCTTATCAAACATTTTGAAAAGATAGCTGAATCAGTAAATATTCCGATTATTCTTTATAATGTTCCAGGAAGAACAGGAATGAATATTCCTGTAGATGTAGTGGAACACCTTAGTAAAAATGATAAAATAGTGGGAATAAAAGAGGCAAGTGGAAATATCTCTTATGCTGTTGAGGTTGCAAGACTTTGTAATGATAATTTTGCAATGTACTCAGGAAATGATGATATAATAGTTCCGATACTTTCTATAGGTGGTAAGGGTGTAATATCTGTTGTGGCAAATATCTTACCAAAAGAAACTCATGACATGGTAGATCTGTTTTTAAATGGAGAAGTTGAAAAATCAAGAGAACTTCAGCTTTATTTAAAGCCGTTTATAGATTCTTTATTTATTGAGACAAACCCTATTCCAATAAAAAAAGCCATGAATTTAACAGGACATGAGGTAGGAGGACTAAGACTTCCTCTATATGAGATGAGTGAAGATGCCACTGCAAAATTAACAAAAGAGATGGAAAAAATTAATTTACTAAAGGGGTAG
- a CDS encoding aspartate-semialdehyde dehydrogenase: MKKYNIAVAGATGMVGRKFLEVLAERDFPIENLYLFASKRSAGKKMEYKGKSYTVEELTDEVFDRDIDIALFSAGGATSERFSPVARDKGVIVVDNSSAFRMYPEIPLVVPEVNPEDVEKHNGIIANPNCSTIQSVLPLKALAEKFGIKRVVYSTYQAVSGSGVDGIEDLKRGLEGKEPKNYPHPIANNCLPHIDVFLEDGYTKEERKMIDETRKILGTPDMAITATCVRVPVENSHSISINIELEKSFEMTEIFEALTGFDGIIVEDDTSKNVYPMPIHATGKDEVFVGRIRRDFSRENSVNIWCVADNIRKGAATNTVQIAELLIKKGLI; encoded by the coding sequence ATGAAAAAATATAATATAGCAGTTGCCGGTGCAACTGGAATGGTAGGAAGAAAATTCTTAGAAGTCCTTGCAGAAAGAGATTTTCCAATTGAAAACCTATATCTTTTTGCATCTAAAAGATCTGCAGGAAAAAAGATGGAATACAAGGGAAAAAGTTACACAGTAGAAGAACTAACTGATGAAGTTTTTGACAGAGATATTGATATTGCATTATTCTCAGCAGGTGGGGCAACAAGTGAAAGATTTTCACCAGTTGCAAGAGATAAGGGAGTAATAGTGGTAGACAACAGCAGTGCTTTTAGAATGTATCCTGAGATACCACTTGTGGTACCAGAGGTAAACCCTGAAGATGTAGAAAAACACAATGGAATCATAGCAAATCCCAACTGCTCTACAATACAGTCGGTGCTTCCACTAAAGGCTTTGGCTGAAAAATTTGGAATAAAAAGAGTAGTTTACTCTACATACCAGGCAGTTTCAGGGTCTGGAGTTGACGGTATAGAGGACTTAAAAAGAGGTCTAGAGGGAAAAGAACCTAAAAATTATCCTCACCCTATAGCAAACAACTGCCTTCCTCATATAGATGTGTTTCTAGAGGACGGATATACAAAAGAAGAACGTAAGATGATAGATGAGACAAGAAAAATACTAGGAACTCCAGACATGGCAATAACTGCTACATGTGTCAGGGTACCTGTGGAAAACAGCCACAGTATATCTATAAATATTGAACTTGAAAAATCCTTTGAGATGACAGAAATATTTGAGGCACTAACGGGATTTGATGGTATAATAGTGGAGGATGACACATCAAAGAATGTCTATCCTATGCCAATACATGCTACTGGAAAGGATGAAGTCTTTGTAGGAAGAATAAGAAGGGACTTCAGCAGGGAAAACAGTGTAAATATATGGTGTGTGGCTGACAATATCAGAAAAGGGGCTGCAACAAATACAGTCCAGATTGCAGAACTCTTAATTAAAAAGGGTCTAATCTAA
- the dapF gene encoding diaminopimelate epimerase: MLKFEKYHGIGNDFIIFREEEVAGLDYSELAMKVCHRNFGIGADGMMVAAKSEKADIRMIFYNADGSEAPMCGNGVRCFSHFVRNNKLVEKDLIAVETLAGNMLIKTEEKDGRYLARVNMGMPIFETDSIPMSVSEKDYIERKIESYDREFSISALFMGTTHSVTFVDDLETLDIYKYGRNLEINPIFPNKTNVNFAKAISKDRVDVKTWERGAGYTFACGTGACAVVVIGNLTGRLDKNVEVAVPGGKLFIELTDDGVFMTGESQKIAEGHYFK; the protein is encoded by the coding sequence ATGTTAAAATTTGAAAAGTATCATGGTATTGGAAATGATTTTATAATATTCAGGGAAGAAGAAGTAGCGGGACTAGATTATTCTGAGCTGGCTATGAAAGTCTGCCACAGAAACTTCGGTATAGGGGCAGACGGAATGATGGTTGCCGCAAAATCAGAAAAAGCAGACATAAGAATGATATTTTACAATGCCGATGGTAGTGAGGCTCCTATGTGCGGTAATGGAGTTCGTTGCTTTTCACACTTTGTGAGAAATAATAAACTCGTAGAAAAAGATCTCATTGCTGTAGAAACTCTGGCAGGAAACATGCTGATAAAAACAGAGGAAAAAGACGGCAGATATCTGGCCAGGGTAAATATGGGTATGCCTATTTTTGAGACTGACAGTATACCTATGAGTGTCTCAGAAAAAGATTATATTGAAAGAAAAATAGAGTCTTATGACAGGGAGTTTAGCATTTCGGCTCTTTTTATGGGAACTACTCACAGTGTAACTTTTGTAGATGATCTAGAAACATTGGATATATATAAGTATGGAAGAAATCTAGAAATAAATCCAATATTCCCGAATAAAACCAATGTTAATTTTGCCAAGGCAATCTCAAAGGACAGAGTAGACGTAAAAACCTGGGAAAGAGGAGCTGGTTACACATTTGCCTGTGGTACAGGAGCCTGTGCAGTGGTTGTAATAGGAAATCTAACAGGACGGCTAGACAAAAATGTAGAAGTAGCAGTTCCTGGGGGAAAACTTTTTATAGAACTAACTGATGATGGAGTATTTATGACAGGGGAAAGTCAGAAGATAGCAGAAGGACATTATTTCAAATAA
- a CDS encoding aspartate kinase, whose product MRIVQKYGGTSVGTIEKIKAIAEHLIKVRKEGNEVVVVVSAMGKMTDELIKKANEITNRPDRRELDMLMSTGEQQTIALLSMALKNMGHEAVSLTGSQAGIQTTGTHTKSKIKSINNERMEKHLADGKIVIVAGFQGMNEAGDITTLGRGGSDTSAVALAGALGCQCEIYTDVDGIYTCDPRVHKGAKKIDKISYEEMMEMSNLGAGVMEVRAVELGKKFGVPIYVGRSLGEKNGTYILEKEQIMEEKLITGLSINENVLMVNLQNLYNKPQKIANIFSALGKQDVNVDMISQSQSVEDMVDISFTCPATEEDLLDKAVEIIATQNPALKISKNQDLIKVSVVGVGMISHSGVAGKLFEIFGEKNIKFYQVTTSEISISFTMDKDRKAAAVEAISEAFNI is encoded by the coding sequence TTGAGAATAGTACAAAAATACGGGGGAACATCAGTAGGGACAATCGAAAAGATAAAGGCCATAGCAGAGCACCTCATAAAGGTAAGGAAAGAGGGAAATGAGGTAGTAGTAGTAGTATCAGCAATGGGTAAAATGACAGATGAGCTGATAAAAAAGGCCAATGAGATCACAAACAGACCTGACAGGCGTGAGCTAGATATGCTCATGTCCACAGGAGAACAGCAGACAATCGCCTTGCTGTCTATGGCTCTAAAGAATATGGGTCATGAAGCTGTATCTCTTACAGGAAGCCAAGCAGGGATACAGACAACAGGAACTCATACAAAAAGTAAGATTAAAAGCATAAATAATGAAAGAATGGAAAAACATCTTGCAGATGGGAAAATAGTCATTGTGGCAGGATTCCAGGGAATGAATGAGGCCGGGGATATAACAACCCTAGGACGTGGAGGATCTGATACAAGTGCAGTGGCCTTAGCAGGAGCTTTAGGCTGTCAGTGTGAGATATATACTGATGTAGATGGTATATACACATGTGACCCTAGGGTACACAAAGGAGCCAAGAAAATAGATAAGATCTCCTATGAAGAGATGATGGAGATGTCAAATCTAGGAGCAGGGGTCATGGAAGTAAGGGCCGTAGAGCTCGGGAAAAAATTTGGCGTCCCAATATACGTGGGAAGAAGTCTTGGAGAAAAGAACGGAACTTATATATTAGAAAAGGAGCAGATAATGGAAGAGAAACTTATAACAGGACTTAGCATAAATGAAAATGTTTTGATGGTAAATTTACAAAATTTATATAATAAACCTCAGAAGATAGCAAATATATTTTCTGCCCTTGGAAAACAGGATGTAAATGTGGATATGATTAGTCAGAGTCAGTCTGTAGAGGATATGGTAGACATAAGCTTTACCTGCCCGGCCACTGAGGAAGATCTTCTAGATAAAGCTGTAGAGATCATTGCAACTCAGAATCCGGCTCTGAAGATAAGTAAGAACCAGGATCTTATAAAGGTTTCTGTAGTGGGAGTGGGGATGATAAGTCATTCTGGAGTAGCAGGAAAACTTTTTGAAATATTCGGAGAGAAGAATATAAAATTCTATCAGGTGACAACATCTGAGATAAGTATCTCTTTTACAATGGATAAAGACAGAAAGGCAGCCGCTGTAGAGGCCATCTCAGAAGCATTTAATATCTAG